The Diceros bicornis minor isolate mBicDic1 chromosome 37, mDicBic1.mat.cur, whole genome shotgun sequence genome segment TcacttgtaatttatttatttttattattatatatcccATCTGCACTGAGTATGAACCAAAAGCACGTGCCAACGACAACAGGTCTGTTGTCTTCTGTCATCATCGTTGAAACTGAGCACACTGTTTGGACTTAGCGAGCCTTGGTCCTCTAAGCATCACTTCTGTGGTCCTCTGAGCATCACTTCCATGTTCCTCTGAGCATCACTTCCGTGGTCCTCTGAGCATCACTTCCGTGGTCCTCTGAGCATCACTTCCATGTTCCTCTGAGCATCACTTCCGTGGTCCTCTGAGCATCACTTCCCTGACACATCTCTGGGACTTGTGATAGGGATGGACTGTAGGCTCATGGGTCCTCAGCAGAGATTTGGAGCACACACAGCTCTGAGTACCCAGAGAGGACTGTGCTTTGCCAGACCTTCTTTCTGAAGTTGCCCAGCTCAGGGCCAGACAGATACTACAGAGAAGCTGCTTTTCCACTGGAGCCCTTAAAGTTCTTGTTGTTCTCATTGTTCTCTGATTAGTGTCAAAGTTTTCAGAATAGAAAACACTGTTTCTTTGAAATGTTATAGATCTGAAGCAAGACTCTGGGCTATTTTCACATTTGGATACGTTCAaaaacagcaacaagaaggaggaggcaaaaatcttcaacaggTTAAAATACCCCAGGAATATTGCCTTTCAACTACCAGCTCTCAGCTTTAAATTCTGTAGTTTTATACTGTAGTCTGCTCTTCTCCCcagaaaataaatgttgaaaagcagAGAGGTGAATATGCCATTTTCACTCATTGCCGTTGCAATCTGTTGGACACATTAGAAATTTTAGAGGTAACTTGCATACGTGGGGAGTTTACAGCCCCAGAGAGTAACTGGAGGAAATATGAATGGCTGGGACAGGTGATAAGCCCAGGGCTTATGATTCAGCCAGTGTTGTAGACCAGATCTCAGCCAGTTATCTGCTCAGCTGAGAAATCGTGCCAAGCTGACCTAAGAGTATCAACTatcatttcagacttctgccaTCCCACAACATAATAGGCTTCGTGGCTGAGAAAGTTCTGAGCACTTATCCGGAAACAACTTCCATGGAACAATCAGTAAATTATGTGCTTGAAAGATTAAAAGTATTCTCTCTACAAAACATTAGTTTAGTATCCTTATGACTTCAGACTTATTTTCAGTTGTCAGCAGTTGGTTGCTAAAAATAAGTTGCTGTCCTAAAAATACAGTGCATTTTCAAATTCATGCTATAATTCTGTCTGCTTAAATTTTGatagaaatagaaactatatAAGCTTTGTTCTTATTATTGAGAGTTAtgaaattttaaagttatttctccgtataaataaataaatactgattAGCAAATTTAGTAACCTGCCATGGAGGCCTGAGATGTGGTTTCTGCACCACATCAAAAGCTAAATATTGTTCATTGTCATCATCCTTAAAGCTCACTGAAATATGTAAGAATCCAAATGCTAAGCAGACTGATCTGCATTTGTATTTCTAAGGAAATCTATTTAAATAATACAGATTTCCAAGCCAAGACACAGGAAAGGACAGAAATGAGAGCAGTTCCTTTAGCATTTCAATGACAAATATGCGCTGAGGGGGTTGAAATACAAAAACAGCCAAGAGCCAGTAGTGCAAATGAAACTGCGTAGAATAAAGTCTTGATGAGTCCGAAGTCAACTCAGTAGAAATTCTCAGGTAATTGTATCTCCATTGAGCTTTCAGAAGAGAAGCAAAACACGAGAAAACAAGTTTATATTCCTAGGGACTGTCTTAAAACCATATACTTTCACAGTCATGTAAATGAGAGCCAGGGTTCAAAAGGATGCCCTTAGGAGTTTAACATCCAGAGGAAGACTGTACTGGATGTGCTGTCGGCACTCTTCTTAGCAAGGCAGGAAAGAAGAAGAGTGCATTGTAGATTTTTCTTAACAagatggaaattaaaaattactttctgGTTCAAGTCATTAACTAGAAATTAAACTAACCAAAATGCTAACTATGTGAGCATCTCAGATAATTAGGGTTGTGCTTGAGATAGAACAATTTTCCCCCATAATACAGGCATCAGATCCTaacaactttcttcttttttaacttatAAATATATTGATATAAGCATGAAAAGAATTAATCTGCTTGAAAGAATTTCTTCCAAAGAATGAATTTGCTTTGTAATGCTTCGTTTCTATTCCAGTGTTTCTGTGGTTATTCTGACTTGTTCGAGGGGGATGTATAGATAATTTCTAATATGCAGTAGGGGTGTCATTGCATTTGATTTATTTAGGTCACTGGCAAGATTTGTTGAGGGAAGGTTTAAATTCAGTGGCAACTGAAGCATGAAGCACTCACCGTCCCCCATCCTCCAGCAGTGTGGTCTTGCTGACCTGCTCCATCCCGCTGTGCTGCTTCTGTGGCCCTTTGTGTCCTCGTGAAGGTGTTTGTCTCGTCTGATCTTGTGTCTGTCTTGTCCAGTTCTCCCTGCAGTTTCttcctgtgtgtctgtttgtagATGAAGGGGCTGAGGATCAAGTAGGTCCTCTACACAGGTTCCCCAGCCACGAACCTGCCACCAGCGGGGAGAGGCGTAACCTCCTCGCCCCCTCCATCTCGGTGTCTGTGCCTGACGATGACCCTTCCAATTCCGATGAGGAGTACTATGAGCATCCTTTGTTCAGCTCACAGTGGACCACCTCTGGTGTGCTGCCCAGTGTCCCAGCGCCCAGTGCAGAGGCCCACTTAGGCCAGGAGAAAGGTGAACCAAGCATGGTCCCCTTTGGCTCCTCCTCCCCGGCCTGCAGCTTTGCCCACGTGCGTCATACTAAGTGTGCTTCATatgtggggtgggaggggcagagCCTGTTTTATCCATATGAAAGTGAAGTCCCTATATAGCTTATGTCCACGCAAATGCCTCGACAATTTATATACAAGAAACTTTACTTGAGGCATGCGAGAACTCCCTTTTTCTGTATCTTTACTTctgaaaaggaagcaaaaaaacgggggggagggagaggaagcaaAAGTAGTTCAATTAAAGTATGACTCCTTTCTGCTCCCTGCAAATGGATCAGTCAGGGAAGAATATATTCTCTTATCTAAGCTAAAGAAGGTGACcctgaatataatttttttctccttggatACATAATATTACTAAAACTACATATACATAGAATTAGCCTTCTTTTTGTGCTACATTAAAATGATAGCTCTTAAAGAGAAAGACTGAAGAATCTGTTTAGGGCAGAATAAATGttatggaatgaatgtatttctCCAGATTGCTTAATTATCCACAGAAACTACAGAGGCTTCTCTAGGTGACTAAATCTTGGCTCACATCAGTAGAGCTGGGCTGAAGTGAAGGAAATGATCTGAAGCCTTTGCCATTCCAACCTCACAAAGCTGGGAGCCCCCAGCGTATAATTGGCTACGGTGAGGATGAAACAACGGAGCAGTGGGCTGCAGTGTGTCTCATTCTAACCAGCTTgtttagtaaagaaaaaaaactagagCTAAAAAGTGTTTTGCTTAGGTGAAGAGATTATTTTCAATAGAGAAAAGTAGCTTGCTTAAGTGAAGAGTTTATTTTCATACGGGACTATATGTAATATAAGGGCAAGCAGTTCCAAAGCAATGAGGGGTAAGTTCAGAGCTCACCAACTACACTCACGATGATAAACGTCTTCCAGGATCCTGTGGAAAGCAGAGGGCCCCCATCACTCAGATACTCTGATAGAGGAAAGGACCCATACTGAGTGAAACTAAGTTCTTCTCTTAATGTGAACTTAATTCAGAAAAATATGTGAATTATGGAACAGGTGTAGCAGAAATAAACATGATTtatacaaaatgagaaaatggaaagcTAAAAAGTTACACAGATTTGGGAAACATGTAAATTAACTTGATTCGACTTCATCCAATAAGGTGACATTAGTAGAGCAGCTAAATTAAAATTCTCTTAGCTGTAATCAAAATCTCTAATTCTATGGCATTATAAAAATTGCCTTAATAAGAAATTAgaatcagaattttttaaatgctacttacataattaaattacaaaaatgaaaatgtgtaaATACTAAATGTGAAGAAATAGATGAAGTAGTTCTCTTCTCCCAAGGGTtttaatatttctcaaaaaagagtatttctttcctttccctctgtAGTCTTTCTCACAGGGCCGTTTAAACAGTGTGTAATTGTTTCCTAGGAATTTCATAAGAATCTTCCATTAGCAGAACTATAAAACAGCTTATGTATTTCCctttaatttcttaaatgataaaATGGGATTTATTTTACTGGCATTTGAGGTATAAATGAGAAACAAATGAACATAGTAATTCGTGTCCTTCATAagtttgtttttcacattttaattgttaacatttttccatgcGATATACATCTTTTGGGGGAATAGTTTGGCCATTTGGTTGCCTCTCAATTATCTTTCCTTGGTGGTTTTGTTCTGAATTGCAGAAATAAGACTTTACAGCTAATatgcacattttctttctttcttttttatattttatttatttatttatttatttatttatttatttatttatttatttttgtgtgaggaagatcagccctgagctaacatccatgctaatcctcctcttttttttttgctgaggaagaccggctctgagctaacatctattgccaatcctcctcctttttttcccccaaagccccagtagatagttgtatgtcatagttgcacatccttctagttgctatatgtgggacgaggccccagcatggccggagaagtggtgcgttggtgcgcgcccgggatctgaacctgggccgccagtagtggagcgcacacgcttaaccgctaagccacggggctggccccacatgtTCTTTCTTATCAGTGTCGAAGAGCTATATTACCGATATTTCAGGGGTTTAAGCAATATTATAACAGTTGTGTCCCAGAGGTAGACTTTTCTAATTAGTAAGATTAAATTTTACCTGGACCTTGTTTTTCGGAATATTTTATTTACTCcttgaaaatttttacattctccaATGTCATATAATgcaatgaaggtaaaataaattcAGTTAGGTAGTGTTTCATCTTAGAAATGCTAAAtagattatattttaaatcattttgatGGACTTCATGATAAAATAGTAAAAGTAGTTGATTGGATATTATCTTGAGGCCAGGCTTTTTTTATTCCCAAAGATTTCTTTAGCGAAGTTCGCGTGTTTTAATAAAGTAATCAGAAATTCTTATGTAGGGGCTTCATGCATTGGAGAAAACAGCACATGTCTAacaaatttaaagatttttttcagcaCATCAATGCATCTATCTTTTCACAACCATCTGTTATTTGGCAGCACCATCTCTTATTTCCAGCAAGCTTTTCACGTGTGCACAACTTACTGCCATTTTCACTAAGGGTAATAGAGCAATAAAACCCTTTCAGCTCTCAAGTCTTAAAATAAATAGCCTTTTAATGAGACTTTTAAAAGCATCATTATTAGCAGATTCTACATAATAATTTTCCAAGCAATACGTAATGTACGTTGCATTAGAATGTTAATTTGCTCATCTGAGTGGTAAAAGAGGTCCTCTGAGgtgattataatggagctgaaagtGTTCCTTGAATAATATTTCTGTGTTTCTGTGTATTGTTCTGTGGTCATGATGTCAACATCTTTTTCATCCctaagaagaagaaatgctagagGGTCCAATGCCTGAGGAAGAGAAACCTGCCACTCTTCCTGAGAAAGAGTGTGGGGCAGCCAAGGCCTCAGACCAACCCAAGGGCCTCAGTGGGGGCCAGCTGGAGTCTAGTGCGGAGGCCTCAGTAGTTCCCGAAGAGAGTGCCCCAGCAGGGGTCCCAGAGGAGAAAAGTATAAAAGAGGTCACCGAGGTGCCTCCAGAAGTAAAAATCCCTTCCTCTGCCGGGGAAGGTGTGTCTCTCATGGGATTTGCATGTATTTTGTTGCCAATGGTCTCTCCAGCAGCTTACCAATGATGCCTTTCCAATGCTATTCCATCGCTCCGTCTTCTCATGATCCCAAGACCACTGTTTTAGGCTTAATGAGCAGAGAGTGTGGCTTGTGCTGGTGCTGTGTGGCAGCTTGGTTTTCCACCACTGCAGCCGATTCCTGGTTTTACTTTGCTGTGATACAATATGCTTTGCAGCCAGGTTGTGATGCTGTGTGAGCTTTCTTTCCGCCCCCCTCATTTCAAATGTTTGCCAGTCACATTGctaatacatgtatatttttctttttctttttgggacAGCAATTCATATGCTTTTCTTTCAAATCATAGAGTTGGATTCTGGCACATAGAGCCTTAAATGGTAGAGACGTTTTTGTTTGCAACCGCAATGTGCTGTATTTTTTATGCTTCGATGAATACTGGTTTGGTTTCCTTAAAAGCTCCTGCTGGTGCTTCTCATATCATTTCCTCTCCATGACAGCCAACCCCTTTGATCATCCCCATATCTCTTGAGTTTTCATTCATCTAACCTTTATTAgaagttcataaattatttcttttctgttgttaCAACAGGACACACAAGTATATAAGGTAATGATGATCCATACACTTGCTCTTCGAGAGATGATTGAATTGTCTTATTTTCCCCCAAGTCTTTTCCAAATAATTACATTTAGCCCTAATGACCACAATGAATTACCTTTGGCCTTAAAACACAAGTGAAACTATGAAGCCTTTTGGGttggtgaataaataaaaataagaaagagtcATTTAATTTCTGTAGAGCATCTCTAAAGCCAGTAATGATCAGTGCTTCACCCGTCAGTCGTGTTTCAGGGAATGAGGTCATGAGCAAGGAGAGAAAGATATTTTGATAACtgactcttttaaaaattttgttactCATATGACATCCCAGTATTAATAGTATAATTCAGATTTTCTTACATCTATCATACAGACTAAGTAATGACTAGGAATTAAGaattttgaatatttggtagaaattGACTCTTTAATTCTTAGATCATATCATATAAAGTCaatggcaaatatttatttatgtttctgaAATTTAATCTCAGATGACTTCTAAAAATTTATGCCAGTAACCTTTCAATGCCCTAAAAATTGGTCCTGGCATTTGTTGATCAAGTTAATTGAAACTGTTAACACTTATTATAAATTAATTGGCCTTTTGCCCATGGCCTGCCAATTcactttaaaatgagaaaacaaatgaaaaagttcAATAGAAATCAACCCTTTTCCATATTGAGTCCTtaatatgtcttcttttgtaCCCTAATGTTAAGTACTTATTCAATattctttaatttataatttttatctgtaGAAGGCACATGAAATTTCTACTATAAAACATGTCACATACTATTTAGGAGAgaccaaacaaaggaaaaaagagtatTCAGAATATACTCTTATTACAATTCCTGTACCCGTTAGTTCACAGTGGGAGTTCATTTTAGCAATCGTACAAATGTGTCTCAGTCCTGAcattttcatattgatttttaAGTGGGTAGCATGTTTGCATGTTccatagtttttcattttacccTACCGTTCAtttgtcatttcaaaatataattttaagctTACTGCCTGAAAGCCCTTGcctattatttgtttaaaaatcaaCCCAATTACTTCAGGTTTACTTACAGCCTCGACGATGGAGTTCCATGATCAACAGGAATTGACTCCCTCTGCAGCTGAGCCACTGGACAAGAAGGAAGAGGAGTcacagaaacaaagcaagcctggCGAAGACCTTGAACATGCTGCCTTAGTTTCTCCACCTGAGACAACTGACACTTCTCCTGATAAAAAGGACATGCAaggcacagaagaagaaaaagcacCTCCCACTCTGTTTGGGCACCCTCTTGGTGCCAGCCTGGAAGACATGAAACAGAAGACAGAACCAAGCCTGGTGGTCCCTGGTATTGGcctccctgcacagcctccagctccAAAAGAGCAAAAGGACTGGTTCATCGAAATGCCAATGGAAGCAAAAAAGGATGAGTGGGGTTTAGCTGCTCCAATATCTCCTGGCCCCCTAACACCCATGAAGGAAAAAGATGTACTTGACGATATCCCCAAATGGGAAGGGAAACAATTTGATTCTCCCATGCCGAGTCCCTTTCAGGGGGGAAGCTTCACTCTTCCTCTAGATGTCATGAAGCATGAAATCGTTGCAGAAGCATCACCCTTTGCCCCTGCCCTATTACAGCCAGATGACAAAAAATATCTAGAAGAAACCAGTGGCTCAGCAACTGCCAAAGATAGTTCTACAGTTGAAGAGCCCCATAAGGATAAACCTGACAAAATGGCAGAAGCACCAGCCTCAGAGGCAATCACCCCACCCAAAGATGCTCACATTCCAGTTGTGGATGAATGTGTCCCAGAGAAAGTTttaggggaagaaaaagaggagataaAGCAAGACAGTGTGCCGAAAAAAGAGACTTCCATCCTCAGTGCACAGGAACCTACACTTACTGAAAAGGAACCTCAGCTAACACTTGAACAAAAAACAACCATTTCTGACAAAGAAGCCATGCCAAAAGAGAGTGAACCCCCAAaagtgacagatgaagaaacaagcaTACTTCAGCCCTCCACAGAGCAcattttctcaaaagaagaaCAGAAGAGCCAAGAACCTACCACAGACATATTAAAACAGGACTCATTCCCTGTAAGCTTGGAGCAAGCTATTACAGATTCAGCCATGACCTCTAAGACACCAGAGAAAGTCGTCACCGAACCAGCTGCACTAAGTGAAAAGAGTGATACCCAGGACCTTTTTGAGGAAAAAGTTACTGACGAAGATAAAAAGGTTGAAGGAGTTGGCGCTGCAGCATCAGCTGAGATGGAAATGCCATTTTATGAAGATAAGTCAGGAATGTCCAAGTACTTTGAAACATCTGCCTTGAAAGAAGAAGTGACAAAAAGCATCCAACCAGGCAGTGATTACTATGAACTGAGTGACGCAAGAGAAAGCGCCCCAGAGTCTTTTGATACTGTATCTCCCGTGTATAAAAATGGCGACAAGGCACTTCAGGCAGCGAAAGAATCCCAGCCCAGTGCTCCAGCACAAGAAGCAGGCTATAGCACTCTCGCACAGAGTTATCCATCTGATTTACCTGAAGAGCCCAGTTCTCCTCAAGAAAGGATGTTCACTATTGATCCGAAAGTGTATGGGGAGAAAAGGGATCTCCACAGTAAGAATAAGGATGATTTGACACTAAGCAGGAGTTTAGGACTTGGAGGTAGGTCCGCAATAGAACAAAGAAGCATGTCAATCAATTTGCCCATGTCTTGCCTGGATTCCATAGCCCTTGGATTTAACTTTGGTCGGGGGCATGATCTTTCTCCTCTGGCTTCTGATATTCTAACCAACACTAGTGGAAGTATGGATGAAGGGGATGATTACCTTCCAGCCACAACACCTGCATTGGAGAAAGCCCCTTGCTTCCCAATAGaaagcaaagaggaagaaaaacaggTAGAGGCTGAAAAAGCTACTGGAGAGGAAAGTACTCAAGTAGAGGCATCATGTGAGTCGCCTTTCCTAGCCAAAGATTATTACAAAAATGGTACTGTCATGGCCCCCGACCTGCCTGAAATGCTAGATCTGGCAGGAACAAGGTCAAGATTAGCTTCCGTGAGTGCAGATGCTGAGGTGGCCAGGAGGAAATCAGTCCCGTCAGAGACTGTGGTTGAGGAGAGTAGCACTGGCTTGCCCCCTGTCACTGATGAAAACCACGTCATTGTTAAAACGGACAGTCAGCTCGAAGACCTGGGCTACTGTGTGTTCAATAAGTACACGGTCCCACTGCCATCACCTGTTCAAGACAGTGAGAATTTATCTGGGGAGAGTGGTTCCTTTTATGAAGGCACTGATGATAAAGTGCGAAGAGATTTGGCCACAGACCTTTCATTGATTGAAGTAAAACTGGCCGCTGCCGGAAGAGTGAAAGATGAGTTCAGTGCTGAGAAAGAGGCACCACCACATATCCCTGGTGACAAATTGGGACTGGGTAGGGAATTGGATCAGGAGAGGAGAGCTAATGATAAGCTGGATACTGTACTAGAAAAAAGTGAAGAACATGCTGATTCAAAAGAACATGCCAAGGAAACAGAAGAGGCTGGTGATAAAATCGAACCATTTGGAATAGATGTAACCCACGAGCATGCTCTGGCCAAAGAACTGACAGTATCAAAAGATGCATCACCTCTTGTGGCTGAGAAAGCAGAGAAAGGTCTTAGTTCAGTGCCGGAGGTAGCTGAGGTAGAACCATCCAAAAAAGCTGAACCAGAACTGGATTTTGCTGCAAAGAAAGCTGACCAGGGTCCATTAGATGTTAAAATCAGTGACTTTGGACAGATGGCTGCAGGGCTAACCACAGATGCTGGAAAAGCAGCAGAGCTTAAGCCTGAAGCTGCACAGGACCTGACTCCCCCGTCCGCAGCCCCTCAGGAGGCAGAGGCATTCCTGGGCGTTGAGTCTGGCCACTTGAAAGAAGGCGCCAAAGTCAGTGAGACAGAAGTCAAGGAGAAGGTGAGCAAGCCTGACTTGGTGCACCAGGAAGCTGTAGACAAAGAAGAGTCCTACGAGTCCAGCGGTGAGCATGAAAGCCTCACCATGGAGTCCTGGAAAGCCGATGAGGGCAAGAAGGAAACATCCCCAGAATCCTCTCTAACTCAAGACGAGATTGCCATCAAACTGGCAGTAGAAATACCTTGTGCACCCGCTGCTTCAGAGGCTGACGTAGCTCCAGAGGAGAGAGCTGATGTCCAGATGGAATTTATCCAGCtgccaaaagaagaaagcaaagagaCCCCAGACATATCTGTTACGCCCTCTGACACGACAGAGCCACTGCCCGAAGCCGTGGCCCCTGAACCAGCGGAGGCTCAGAGCGAGGAAGAAGAGATAGAAGCCCAGGGAGAATACGATAAACTGCTCTTCCGCTCAGACACCCTTCAGATTACTGACCTGGGTGTCCCGGGTGTCCGGGAGGAATTTGTGGAGACCTGCCCAGGGGAACACAAGGGAGTGATCGAGTCCGTTGTAACCATCGAGGACGATTTCATCACTGTGGTGCAAACCACGACCGACGAAGGGGAGTCAGGTTCCCACAGCGTGCGTTTCGCAGCTCTCGAGCAGCCGGAGGTGGAAAGGAGACTGTCCCCTCGTGCCGAAGAAGAGCTCCAAGTGGAAGAGGCAGCTGAAGCCCAGGCAGAACCCAAGGACGGCTCCCCAGAGGCTCCGGCTTCCCCTGAGAGAGAAGAGGTTGCTCTCTCAGAATACAAGACAGAAACCTATGACGATTACAAAGACGAGACCACCATTGATGACTCTATCATGGATGCGGACAGCCTCTGGGTGGACACTCAAGGtgtgcattatttttttaaattttctacccCCAAATAAAATCCAATAACCtaatggaaaaattttttttcattttaaacatttttatatgtcCCCTTTCTCTTTAATTTGCGTTTTGTGAAATCGATGCGGGATTGTGTACACTTGTTACTAATATTTccgtgttgttgttgttgtcatggTTTGCTTCGATCCACAGATGATGATAGGAGCGTCATGACAGAACAGTTAGAAACTATTCCTAAAGAGGAGAAGGCTGAAAAGGAAACTCGGAGACCATCTCTtgaaaaacatagaaaagaaaagcCATTTAAAACCGGGAGAGGCAGAATTTCCACTCCTGAAAGAAAAATAGCTAAAAAGGAACCTAGCACAGTCTCCAGAGATGaagtgagaaggaaaaaaggTTCATTTCGCAAtcacttcttttaaaatgtttttgactTAATTCATTATTGCTCTTTTGTaaaagaaactgcctaacagtggTAGCTAATTATTCGTGAAATTTCGTTCGGTTTTGCTGcaagtgtttattttttcctgatggtatgctttttgtgttttcttattcATAGCGGTTTATAAGAAGGCTGAACTTGCTAAAAAAACAGAAGTTCAGGCCCACTCTCCCTCCaggaaattcattttaaaacctGCTATCAAATATACTAGACCAACTCACCTCTCCTGTGTTAAGCGGAAAACAACAGGTGACTGTTCCGTTCTGCAATGTGGCTGGCAAACAtagacatggatttttttttttttttaatctcattacCGTAGCAGctccttcattttgtttttcctccaagAATCTCAGCAGTCATGAACGATTTCACTATTAAGTGTCTTGtatcattgttcttttttttccctccctgcaGAAGAGGTCATGACCACCTGTTTCTTTCTCATGCTCAGACTTAACAGTGATTGTATCTTGGCATTGTGCTCTAATGTCACGTTCTGGGGATTCCTATTTTCATTCTGTGTGTTTGGGTAGACGATGGCGATGAATATAACCGTGGTATGCATTCtcattattttgcttatttatctCCTTCATGCTTAAACCCATACGTATTTGTCCTATTTTCTATATTGTTACTGCCAAATCTGTTACTGATGTTGATGAATTGATTGAAAACCACCAAGAATGCATAGTGATTTTGAgattgaaaatgaaaagcaaatctgGGGTAAAATTGTGGTTGAAAAATTACTTTGCTTTtggatgaaaggaaaaaaaggaaaatgaaattgtttgGTGATCTCATCAGATTTTATTCCTCATATCCAAAATTAGCAAGACTTTCAGTCTACTACGCTATATCCGTTAGCTGACGTTTATTTCCTCGTTGAGATTTTCCTAAATGTGTTGGATCCAAACTGCTGAATTCTTCTATATAATTTAGTATTCAAAATTCTAAGATAAAACTCCTTCCTTCCGAATGTCTTAGAACTTGGGTTTACTTCTGTTTCACTACCttcttatttttctgtcttcttcaaataTACTCGCTTTTTACTGTTAAAAAAAGTGGTGGAATGATGGAGTGAAACGTTACGAATCATAATAAAAACCCATTCAAACATCTATAATGCAAACTCTGTTCCTAAGTTTCAGGGCAAACTATTTATTTTCAGTGTATAATTACATTAGGATAAtcttaatttaaaatgtattttattttagcgTTTATTAAGTGGCACACTTGCAGTCTGCAAAAGAAGATAGCAAATTGCTGAGCCAGAAaggaattttttcctttccattataCATTAGAAGTGCCTTTATATAAATCTTTGGATCTTTAAAGGTTAAGAGCAGCATTAACCtttgta includes the following:
- the MAP2 gene encoding microtubule-associated protein 2 isoform X32, which gives rise to MADDRKDEAKAPHWTSAQLTEASAHPHTPEIKDQGGAGEGLVRSANGFPYREDEEGAFGEHGSQGAYSNTKENGINGELTSADRETAEEVSARIVQVVTAEAVAVLKGEQEKEAQHKDQPAALPLAEETANLPPSPPPSPASEQTAAVEEGLLTASTMEFHDQQELTPSAAEPLDKKEEESQKQSKPGEDLEHAALVSPPETTDTSPDKKDMQGTEEEKAPPTLFGHPLGASLEDMKQKTEPSLVVPGIGLPAQPPAPKEQKDWFIEMPMEAKKDEWGLAAPISPGPLTPMKEKDVLDDIPKWEGKQFDSPMPSPFQGGSFTLPLDVMKHEIVAEASPFAPALLQPDDKKYLEETSGSATAKDSSTVEEPHKDKPDKMAEAPASEAITPPKDAHIPVVDECVPEKVLGEEKEEIKQDSVPKKETSILSAQEPTLTEKEPQLTLEQKTTISDKEAMPKESEPPKVTDEETSILQPSTEHIFSKEEQKSQEPTTDILKQDSFPVSLEQAITDSAMTSKTPEKVVTEPAALSEKSDTQDLFEEKVTDEDKKVEGVGAAASAEMEMPFYEDKSGMSKYFETSALKEEVTKSIQPGSDYYELSDARESAPESFDTVSPVYKNGDKALQAAKESQPSAPAQEAGYSTLAQSYPSDLPEEPSSPQERMFTIDPKVYGEKRDLHSKNKDDLTLSRSLGLGGRSAIEQRSMSINLPMSCLDSIALGFNFGRGHDLSPLASDILTNTSGSMDEGDDYLPATTPALEKAPCFPIESKEEEKQVEAEKATGEESTQVEASCESPFLAKDYYKNGTVMAPDLPEMLDLAGTRSRLASVSADAEVARRKSVPSETVVEESSTGLPPVTDENHVIVKTDSQLEDLGYCVFNKYTVPLPSPVQDSENLSGESGSFYEGTDDKVRRDLATDLSLIEVKLAAAGRVKDEFSAEKEAPPHIPGDKLGLGRELDQERRANDKLDTVLEKSEEHADSKEHAKETEEAGDKIEPFGIDVTHEHALAKELTVSKDASPLVAEKAEKGLSSVPEVAEVEPSKKAEPELDFAAKKADQGPLDVKISDFGQMAAGLTTDAGKAAELKPEAAQDLTPPSAAPQEAEAFLGVESGHLKEGAKVSETEVKEKVSKPDLVHQEAVDKEESYESSGEHESLTMESWKADEGKKETSPESSLTQDEIAIKLAVEIPCAPAASEADVAPEERADVQMEFIQLPKEESKETPDISVTPSDTTEPLPEAVAPEPAEAQSEEEEIEAQGEYDKLLFRSDTLQITDLGVPGVREEFVETCPGEHKGVIESVVTIEDDFITVVQTTTDEGESGSHSVRFAALEQPEVERRLSPRAEEELQVEEAAEAQAEPKDGSPEAPASPEREEVALSEYKTETYDDYKDETTIDDSIMDADSLWVDTQDDDRSVMTEQLETIPKEEKAEKETRRPSLEKHRKEKPFKTGRGRISTPERKIAKKEPSTVSRDEVRRKKAVYKKAELAKKTEVQAHSPSRKFILKPAIKYTRPTHLSCVKRKTTAGGESTQAPSIFKQAKDKASDGVPRSPEKRSSLPRPSSILPPRRGVSGDRDENSFSLNSSISSSARRTTRSEPIRRAGKSGTSTPTTPGSTAITPGTPPSYSSRTPGTPGTPSYPRTPHTPGTPKSAILVPGEKKVAIIRTPPKSPATPKQLRLINQPLPDLKNVKSKIGSTDNIKYQPKGGQVQIVTKKIDLSHVTSKCGSLKNIRHRPGGGRVKIESVKLDFKEKAQAKVGSLDNAHHVPGGGNVKIDSQKLNFREHAKARVDHGAEIITQSPGRSSVASPRRLSNVSSSGSINLLESPQLATLAEDVTAALAKQGL